A genomic window from Vigna radiata var. radiata cultivar VC1973A chromosome 2, Vradiata_ver6, whole genome shotgun sequence includes:
- the LOC106756074 gene encoding cytokinin riboside 5'-monophosphate phosphoribohydrolase LOG1, with protein MIFLSGLYLLSTTIVIERMEEEKVSAENKQKRRFQRICVFCGSRVGYRSSFSDAALVLGELLVERKIDLVYGGGRLGLMGLISQTVQKGGGHVLGVIPKALLPREISGETFGEVKTVANMHERKSVMAKHADAFIALPGGYGTMEELLEVIAWSQLGIHDKPVGLLNVDGYFNSLLTLFDKGVEEGFIDNSARHIVVIADTAEELIKKMEEYVPNHQKVASRQSWETGEVL; from the exons atgatatttctttCAGGATTATACCTTCTCTCCACTACTATTGTTATTGAAAggatggaagaagaaaaggtgtcAGCAGAAAATAAGCAGAAAAGAAGGTTCCAAAGAATATGTGTATTCTGTGGAAGTAGGGTGGGATATAGGTCTTCATTCAGTGATGCAGCTCTTGTGCTTGGTGAATTGctg GTTGAAAGGAAGATTGATTTGGTTTATGGAGGAGGAAGATTAGGACTAATGGGTTTGATCTCTCAAACTGTGCAAAAGGGAGGTGGTCATGTTCTTGG TGTGATTCCTAAAGCTCTGCTGCCTCGTGAG ATATCCGGGGAAACTTTTGGAGAAGTGAAAACAGTTGCAAATATGCATGAAAGGAAGTCAGTGATGGCTAAACATGCTGATGCTTTCATTGCTCTTCCTG GAGGCTATGGAACCATGGAGGAGTTGCTGGAGGTGATAGCCTGGTCCCAACTAGGGATACATGATAAACCA GTGGGTTTGTTGAATGTAGATGGGTATTTCAACAGCTTGTTGACCTTATTTGACAAGGGAGTGGAAGAGGGTTTTATAGACAACTCTGCAAGGCATATTGTAGTGATAGCAGACACAGCAGAAGAACTGATAAAGAAAATGGAG gAATATGTTCCTAACCATCAGAAGGTTGCATCAAGACAAAGTTGGGAAACTGGGGAGGTGCTATGA